In one Fodinicola acaciae genomic region, the following are encoded:
- the groL gene encoding chaperonin GroEL (60 kDa chaperone family; promotes refolding of misfolded polypeptides especially under stressful conditions; forms two stacked rings of heptamers to form a barrel-shaped 14mer; ends can be capped by GroES; misfolded proteins enter the barrel where they are refolded when GroES binds) — protein MAKELRFGADARKMLQSGVDKLADAVKSTLGPKGRNVIIEKITGSPVVTNDGVTIAREIHLKNQFENMGAQLVKEAAIKTNDVVGDGTTTATVIAQAIIREGMRAIGDGANPVLVKRGIDRAVGQLVAHLEKVAHPISAEQDYARVAAISANDDDAVGAVIAKALYTVGEDGVVTVEETPRIGMSVDFVEGFEFDNGYLSPYLVTDPGRLEAVVDHPYILMCAEKVTKVQELMPILDKIMRAPRPLVLIAENVEGTALSMLVHNHVNGNFQAVAIRAPGFGDRRLHKLEDLAAVVGGSVLSRHSGFSMETMTLEHLGHARQVRVNENSTTIIGGAGSSDDVDFRVNQLRAELARAQFGVDEDVLTERIGALTGKVAVIRVGAATPAELKELQHRVEDALSATRAAMAEGIVAGGGAALLHSEKVLADHGLTGDYAIGADIVRRALSAPAFLIASNAGYPAADILARTRELGEDEGFDALNERYGNLVELGIIDPLLVCRSALQNGASVAGLLLTTDSLVAEEQTPWGGSPALMTEFGPLDEGLHQPSPDASTPQSLGLGPSVG, from the coding sequence TGGGCCCCAAAGGCCGCAACGTGATCATCGAGAAGATCACCGGATCTCCGGTCGTCACCAACGACGGCGTCACCATCGCCCGCGAGATCCACCTGAAGAACCAGTTCGAGAACATGGGTGCGCAGCTGGTCAAGGAAGCCGCGATCAAGACCAACGACGTGGTCGGCGATGGCACGACCACCGCGACCGTCATCGCACAGGCCATCATCCGCGAAGGCATGCGGGCGATCGGCGACGGCGCCAATCCGGTGCTGGTCAAGCGCGGCATCGACCGCGCCGTCGGTCAACTGGTGGCACATCTGGAAAAGGTGGCGCATCCGATCAGTGCCGAGCAGGATTACGCGCGGGTCGCGGCGATTTCCGCCAACGATGACGACGCCGTCGGCGCGGTCATCGCCAAGGCGCTCTACACCGTCGGCGAGGACGGCGTCGTCACCGTCGAGGAAACGCCGCGGATCGGGATGAGCGTCGACTTCGTCGAGGGGTTCGAGTTCGACAACGGATACCTGTCGCCGTATCTGGTGACCGATCCGGGCCGGCTGGAGGCGGTGGTCGACCACCCGTACATCCTGATGTGTGCGGAGAAAGTCACCAAGGTCCAGGAGCTGATGCCGATCCTGGACAAGATCATGCGCGCGCCGCGGCCGCTCGTGCTGATCGCCGAAAACGTGGAAGGCACCGCGCTGTCGATGCTGGTGCACAACCACGTCAACGGAAACTTCCAGGCCGTCGCCATCCGTGCGCCGGGTTTCGGCGACCGGCGGCTGCACAAGCTCGAAGACCTGGCCGCGGTGGTCGGCGGCTCCGTACTGTCGCGGCATTCCGGTTTCAGCATGGAAACGATGACGTTGGAGCACCTCGGCCATGCGCGACAGGTGCGGGTCAACGAAAACTCGACCACCATCATCGGTGGCGCCGGTTCCAGCGACGACGTGGACTTTCGAGTCAACCAGCTGCGCGCCGAGCTCGCGCGCGCGCAGTTCGGCGTCGACGAGGACGTCCTCACCGAGCGGATCGGCGCGTTGACTGGAAAAGTCGCGGTCATCCGCGTTGGCGCGGCAACTCCGGCCGAGCTGAAAGAACTGCAGCACCGCGTCGAGGATGCATTGTCGGCGACCCGCGCGGCGATGGCCGAAGGCATTGTCGCTGGCGGTGGCGCGGCGCTGCTGCACTCCGAGAAAGTGTTGGCGGATCACGGATTGACCGGCGACTACGCCATCGGCGCGGACATCGTACGACGTGCGCTGAGCGCGCCGGCTTTCCTCATCGCCAGCAACGCTGGCTATCCGGCCGCCGATATTTTGGCGCGTACGCGCGAACTCGGCGAGGACGAAGGTTTCGACGCGCTCAACGAGCGCTACGGCAACCTGGTGGAGCTGGGGATCATCGACCCGCTGCTGGTCTGCCGGTCGGCGCTGCAGAACGGCGCCTCGGTCGCCGGCCTGCTGCTCACCACCGACTCGCTGGTCGCCGAGGAACAGACGCCGTGGGGCGGAAGTCCGGCGCTGATGACCGAGTTCGGGCCGCTGGACGAGGGCCTGCACCAGCCGTCACCGGATGCCAGCACGCCGCAGTCGCTCGGTCTCGGTCCGTCCGTCGGTTAA
- a CDS encoding Nramp family divalent metal transporter — MLERDPAIAAPTSRTGAHRRTTPGAGVVVGPAFVAAVAYIDPGNFATNITAGAQYGYALLWVILVANVMAMLIQYLSAKLGVITGRDLAEMCRERLPRPVSYVLWVQAELVAMATDLAEFVGAAIGLNLLFGVPMPVSGLITAVVAFGILALEQRGYRKFELAIAGMFGIVFLGFAYDLVAVGADPAGVAGGLVPSFGGTQGVLLAVGIIGATVMPHAIYLHSSLTKIRGRGQGEEQRRSLLRKLRLDVIVALGTAGLVNASMLIVAASLLHGRGLGDADPILLTHADLGHYVGGAAALVFAVALLSSGLSSSSVGTYAGQVVMRGFIQRNMPLFFRRSLTMLPALVVLALGLPPTDSLVISQVVLSFGIPFALIPLVLLTRSREVMGPFTNRRITTVLASCCAAVIIALNAYLLIGTFAGS, encoded by the coding sequence ATGCTGGAGCGAGATCCCGCGATCGCGGCGCCGACCTCCCGGACCGGTGCGCATCGGCGGACGACGCCTGGCGCCGGCGTTGTCGTTGGTCCGGCTTTCGTGGCGGCGGTCGCGTACATCGATCCCGGCAACTTCGCCACGAACATCACCGCCGGCGCGCAGTATGGCTATGCGCTGCTGTGGGTCATCCTGGTCGCCAACGTCATGGCGATGCTGATCCAGTATCTGTCCGCGAAACTCGGCGTCATCACCGGCCGCGACCTGGCCGAGATGTGCCGCGAGCGCCTGCCGCGGCCGGTGTCGTACGTCCTGTGGGTCCAGGCCGAGTTGGTCGCGATGGCAACGGATCTGGCCGAGTTCGTCGGCGCCGCGATCGGCCTGAACCTGCTTTTCGGCGTACCGATGCCGGTTTCCGGCCTGATCACCGCGGTCGTCGCTTTCGGCATCCTGGCGCTGGAACAGCGCGGTTATCGCAAGTTCGAGCTGGCGATCGCCGGCATGTTCGGCATCGTCTTCCTCGGTTTCGCGTACGACCTGGTCGCGGTCGGCGCCGACCCGGCCGGCGTCGCCGGTGGCCTGGTGCCGAGTTTCGGTGGCACGCAAGGCGTCCTGCTCGCCGTCGGCATCATCGGCGCGACCGTCATGCCACACGCGATCTATCTGCATTCGTCACTCACGAAGATCCGCGGCCGCGGCCAAGGCGAGGAACAACGGCGGTCGTTGCTGCGCAAACTGCGTCTCGACGTGATCGTCGCGCTCGGCACCGCCGGCCTGGTCAACGCGTCGATGCTGATCGTCGCGGCCTCGCTGCTGCATGGCCGTGGTCTCGGCGACGCGGATCCGATCCTGCTCACGCATGCCGACCTCGGCCACTACGTCGGCGGCGCCGCAGCCCTCGTATTCGCAGTCGCCTTGCTGTCGTCGGGACTGTCGTCATCCAGCGTCGGCACGTACGCCGGGCAGGTCGTCATGCGCGGCTTCATCCAACGCAACATGCCGCTGTTTTTCCGCCGCAGCCTCACGATGCTGCCAGCGCTGGTCGTGCTGGCGCTGGGCCTGCCGCCGACCGACAGCCTGGTGATCTCGCAGGTCGTGCTGTCCTTCGGCATCCCGTTCGCGTTGATTCCACTGGTGTTGCTGACCAGAAGCCGCGAGGTGATGGGGCCGTTCACCAACCGGCGGATCACGACGGTTTTGGCGAGCTGCTGTGCTGCGGTGATCATCGCGCTGAACGCATACCTGCTGATCGGCACGTTCGCGGGAAGCTGA